TCGGGCCATCCGCCATGACCATGCTGGGCCCCGCTGCTAGACACGGCGACGGGAGCGCGGGCGGGCGGCCGGGCGGCCGGGCGGCAGGCAGCGCGGCTGGGCTCCGGCGACGGCCGCTCCGCTCGCTCCTTCGCTTCTTCCCTCCCGCTCCGCAGGGCCCAGCCAGGCGCGCGCCGCCGCTGACGTGCACCGACGTCAGGGGGCCGGcaggggggcgggggcgggaccGGGGCTCCATTGGTCACCATGGCGACCGGAGCACCGCCGACGTCGGCGCGGGGCGGCGGGGTGGGAGGGGACGCGATGCGGGGAGGGGCGCGGGGCCAGGCCGGCTCGCTCCTTCCGGGCTCTGGCGCCCTGCCGGCTCCCCCGCTTCGCCTCGCGCCGCCAGGGGCGGGGTGCGCCGCCCGGCCCGCCCCGGGTTTCGGCTCTGCAGCCGAAGGGCAAGAGCGAGCCctggtgggtggtggggaggggtgcaGCGACCTGAATCCGGCCTGTGGGCTGCTTCCTCAGCCAGGCGTTCTCCGCCCACCTGAACACCTTCCCGCCAAAACCTGTCACCGAGGCGTACAGCGCGTCCTAAATTTGGCGAAGAGCTCTGGCTGAGCAACGCGTTGCTCACAGGTTCCTTTCTTTGTGTCCTTTTCCCATGGCTATATAATAATCCTTTCACAATTTGATGTCTCCTTGGAGTCGTTCTGACAGCACAGGTACTCTCCGAAGAGAACACTTAACCCAGGTATTTGGAGCCTCAGACTGGCTTTGGACAAGGAACTTGCCGCAGATCTAGGCACATTTCTGGGGCAATGGGATGGTAGTTTCTATCACAATCCCAAATGTGGTGGGGATCCTGAAAAGGCTGAGAAACTACTTACTTTACCAAACTCTTTTTCAGGTGGTGACGCAGGCTGCAAGCAATGAAGGGAATTGCCAACATCGCACAGGTAATCATAGAGTTAGGAGTTAAAATCACCACATGGTGACCTAAGAAAACAGGGACAGCGGCATTTTAATATCCAGAAATCTATCATGAAACCTTGGATCTTggtgtctttcttttttgaaaaactttctcacttctctgaaaggcagagcaaaagggagagacaggtatcttccacctgctggttcactccccatatggccacaacagccaaaactgagcagcctggaactctgtccaccccacgtggctgcagggccccaaggactccTGAGGTCTTCTGCTTGCTTGTCCATTAGCTGCTTTCGCAGAATCATGAGAAGCGGGTGGCATCTGCAGTAGCTTGGTGGAACTGGggcctgcacttacatgggatgctggtgttgcagggggCTGCTTAACCTACTGAGTGCTGGTCCCCACATTTTGGtctgtcttgtcttgtcttgttatgtcttttgttttctttctgccttgccttgccttgcctatgggaaagtcatatatacagagaggaagagcttctgcctattgattcactccccaagaggctgcaatggccagagctgagctgatctgaagtgaggagctaggagctctctcttccaggtctcccacacgggtgcagggtcccaaggctttgggctgtcctcgtctgccttcccagccacaagcagggatctggatgggaagcagggccactgggattagaaccggcacccagatgggattgtggcacgtgcaaggcgaggacttaagtctCTAGACTGCTGCCGCGAGCCCACATCTTGGTTTCTGAATATCATTCTCTAGAAGAAACTCCACCCTTTGGTAAAACCGTTGATTCCAAGGTGGAGACAGGGAAAGTGTGAAATGTTCTTGACAGAGAATTCTTGTATGCAAAGGAGGAAATCGCAAAAGAAAAAAGACGGCTTTATTGTATCTGAGACAATTTGAACTTTAAGCATGAGTATTGGTAGAATTGGGTGGTAAGATggaatctttttctcttttaaaaaagatttgtttatttgaaaggcagagttacagaaagggcaagacagagagacagatacccTTCCTCTGCtgactcagtccccaaatggctgcaatggccacagacagtgaattttttaaaaaaaaaaaaatccctaagtgCATACTTATTCCAAATTCTGTAGTAAGTCAATAAATGGGGGGGGAGGTGAAAGTTCTTGACACCAGAATGCCAGCTAATACATAAAGAACATACTATGAAATTAGGAAATCCTTATTTTACAAGCACTATAATAATAGCTGGTTCCCAAAGCAATTGCCAGTAGATATTAAAATTATTGGATGGAATTTGACTGGGGGGCAGGATATCTACACAATCTCAAAATGTCTTTTAGCTTCTTATTCATTATAAGATGTTagcaaagtcatttttttttttttttggaataacAAAGCTACTTTTAATACTTTGGGGTGTGCCCCACAGGAATAAAAAACACTGGGAAGAGGCAGCCCCCTCACCCCCTGGGGTGGCTCAGGGGGAGAGAGGCTACCTGAGGGGAAGGAAGCACAAAAGGGACCCGGCTGCAGACTTGGGGCAAGGGGAATGCCATCGGTGCTGGGACCTGGGAGCACTACAGGACACTCGAGCATGGTGGGACTGGCTCCAGGCACCCAGGCGGAGGGCAAGAGGGTTGGACACGAAGCCACAAGCTACTTGGGTGCCTCCTTCTTCTCGTTTGcctttttctgcttctgctgcaTGATCTCCGAGTCCCTCTGCTTGCGGGCGGCAGCAGAAAGCCCGTCATCTCGGCGCTTTCCCTTAACCGAGTCGCTCTGCTTTTTCATATTCTTCTGGCGGGCGAGTTCGCGCTGGTTACCGCGGGTCATGGCGACGGCAGCGGCTCCGGCCTGCCTCCGTTGCGTCCCCTCGTTCTCTCTCTAGCAAAGCCATTTTTACAGTGGGAAGTTGTGACAGACACCACTGTCACCAAATGAGTGAAGTGGCACCAGTTATGGGATTAGTTGATATGATGTGCTTCCTGCTAGGAGGTACAGAGTAGGATGCAGTATTTCTCTTGAAGTAGCCTACCCCAAGATGCATATTCTGAACCTATCACAAAGAACTCATTAGAAAAGGATGGAAATTGAGAAACATCTACCCAGCAGCTAACGTGCTGTTACAAAATGTCAGTCTCATGAAGGAAAAAGGCTGATGAGCCAATCAAGATTTACAGGATTAAAGAAACATGACTATCAAGGAAATATGTAGGGACCTGCAATCCTGAAAAACAATCTAAGAAGGAATTTGAGGACAATTGTTGAAATGTGACTATGGATTGAATGTTAGCGTGTTGTTTCAGTGTTAAGTTTCTTGATGGGAATATGCTTATGAAGAGATGCACACTCAAGTGTTTAGAGATAAAAATCTTTGCTGTCCGAGGACTGAGCATTTGAGCTAGTGAGTAAGATTGTGCTGCGGATACCCTCATCCCATAGCACTTGAGCCTGAGTTCAAGTTCTCTCTCCAATCCTGATTGTAGTTTCTGGCCATGTGTAccccagaagcagcaggtgatgggtcaagtattGGGCCCCTGTCAGCcgcttgagagacccagatggagttcctggctccagtcagCTACCTGGCTCAGAGCTTGCTATTACTGGTaatcagggagtgaactagcagtggGAGACATCTGTCTTTGTGTTTTTCAGATAAACACGAAGAACAAGTTTTAGATTTTCTGAAAAGTTTCTGATATATATAACTTACTCTCACCTATTTTATAGGTaagatagaaatgcaaatgtcacaaACAGTAAATGGATAAAACCAGGCAAAGATATGATTCTTTTAACTTGTcgctagttttattttttaatgaaaataagtatatattttcattatttttaatgaaaataaatacataccagTGTGCAggcatttaatttcatttcattttcctagTGTAAGTTTGGCCCCTGGGCCTTCCATTGTGCACTGTGTCTTCACCTTTCACCATTTGTTCTATCATAGGGTacgttttgttaaaaaaaaaatgaggggtaGAGTTGGGGATGGCTTTAACACCTACCAGATTTCTGGATGGGATTGGTGTGTGCAGATTTTTCCAATTAGACCAGAAACCCACATATCTACCTCATTTCAAATATAAGTATTCTGTACATTTTGCTAATTAGATGAATATACTTTAATGTTCTGGAAGTGGGTTCCTTTGGGGAGCAAATGAAAAGCCATTTACTCAGGAACCTAAAAATGTGCATAGAAATGCACAAGCATGAACAACCTCTGTTAAAGTATGCCCCTTGAACAGAAATTGACTCATTTCTGTATGATTATTTTAATCAGATAATCAGGTCAGCTACCAACTTGCAGAATCTGGAAAGAAGAACTGATTGTGGATAGAAACAAAAAGGATAGCTGGAAATATGACAGTGTCCCATGTGCATGTGCTGGGTGTCTAACAGTTATAGAAAGGGAGGCTAGAGAGATGGGGGGAGGATGGGAATAGCTTTGCCCATTTGGAAATGCAGTGGGTGTGTCTCTGAACATTATTGGTAGTTATACGTGAAACCCTGAAGCAGTATATGTGAGCTAATTTAGACTATGCGACCTTGGATTCCCTGATTCAGCTCTATTTCCTCCATCCAAAGATCTGTACCCCTTTCTGTCTCAACCCGTATGTCTCTTACATGCTTTTGCCATTCAACTAAATGGTGgctatatatatatccatatgtaTATAGTTATTAATATTGTTCCAACTCCTGCCTTACTCTTTTTTCCTGTtgccctctttctcttcttctctcctttttataattcatacacacatgtatacacacacatacacatgagcacacacaccTTGATACATGACACCCTCAGGAAAAAACTAACAAAAGATAAAGgggtgaagaagaagaaaaagccctTCATAAAGTCTCCATCCCTCTCCTTTCTGGTTTTAGTGTCAGTGAGGCGGCACACCTGAGTCATCACATTTGCTTTTTGCTTGACCTTTAAAATGCATTCCCAGCTGATAGTGTGAGTCCACTATATTTGCCCTTGattcaatttttaaagagatgttaACACTTGACAAGGCGAAGGGTATATACATAAAGAATTAGGAAAGATGGTAAGGGCCTGAGCTGAGAATAAGTTCCTTAATATATTTAACTTGGAATAAAGTAGACAAAGGCTTGTAATGAAGACAGGAGCTCTGAGGCAGAATGAAAGAATGGTTTGAAATgtggaaaaagaaaacttcatgGCTCAGTGCTGCACGTACATATTTTGCTGAAGCAAACAGTCTGTGAACTTGAAAATCAAGATGTGTACCATTTGTTTCCTTGATCATGAACAATGCCTGCATTTTTACTGTTTCATTATTTCAGAGCTGAAGGAAAGTCAATATACCAGTAAGCTTAGGTCTGGATTTAGATT
The sequence above is a segment of the Ochotona princeps isolate mOchPri1 chromosome 4, mOchPri1.hap1, whole genome shotgun sequence genome. Coding sequences within it:
- the LOC101535280 gene encoding small EDRK-rich factor 2-like, which translates into the protein MTRGNQRELARQKNMKKQSDSVKGKRRDDGLSAAARKQRDSEIMQQKQKKANEKKEAPK